In Kryptolebias marmoratus isolate JLee-2015 linkage group LG22, ASM164957v2, whole genome shotgun sequence, a single window of DNA contains:
- the phyhiplb gene encoding phytanoyl-CoA hydroxylase-interacting protein-like, producing the protein MEVPGLAHNITSPLSPCEGMIKDLSLDSIQLCERDGKSQDSSLTDTEELPVPQSIKISNITCDSFKICWDMEARSKERITHYFIDLNKKENKNSNKFKHKDVPTKLVAKAVPLPMTVRGHWFLSPRTEYTVAVQTASKQPDGDYAVSEWSEIIEFCTADYSTVHLNQLLEKAEVIAGRMLRFSVFYRNQNKEYFDHAREAQGNRMLPSVKDNSGSHGSPISGKLEGIFFSCNTEFNTGKPPQDSPYGRHRFEVQADALFNPNTSLYFGDFYCMYTAYHYVIVVLAPKGSSGDEFCKQRLPALDIGNNRFLTCKQDEAGGLVFHHAQDVILEVIYTEPVDLALGTVAEISGHQLMSLSTVNAKKDPSCKTCNISVGR; encoded by the exons gAAAATCCCAGGACAGCAGCCTCACCGACACAGAGGAGCTCCCCGTTCCTCAGAGCATCAAGATCAGCAACATCACCTGCGACTCCTTCAAGATCTGCTGGGACATGGAGGCGCGCAGCAAGGAGCGCATCACACACTACTTCATCGACCTGAACAAGAAGGAGAACAAGAACTCCAACAAGTTCAAACACAAG GATGTCCCCACCAAGCTTGTGGCCAAGGCAGTGCCCCTTCCCATGACGGTGCGGGGCCACTGGTTCCTGAGCCCCCGCACAGAGTACACCGTGGCCGTTCAGACCGCGTCCAAACAGCCCGACGGGGACTACGCCGTTTCCGAGTGGAGCGAGATCATCGAGTTCTGCACTGCCG ATTATTCCACAGTGCATCTAAACCAGCTACTGGAAAAGGCAGAGGTCATTGCTGGGAGGATGCTGCGTTTTTCTGTCTTCTACAGAAACCAGAACAAAGAATATTTTGATCACGCCAG GGAGGCGCAAGGGAACCGAATGCTGCCATCAGTGAAAGACAACAGTGGCAGCCACGGCTCACCCATTAGTGGCAAACTGGAGGGTATCTTCTTCAGCTGCAACACAGAGTTCAACACAGGCAAGCCTCCGCAGGACTCCCCATACGGTCGCCATCGCTTCGAGGTCCAGGCTGATGCACTCTTCAACCCCAACACCAGTCTGTACTTTGGAGACTTCTACTGCATGTACACGGCCTACCACTACGTCATCGTGGTGCTGGCGCCCAAGGGCTCCAGTGGCGACGAGTTCTGCAAGCAGAGGCTCCCCGCGCTCGACATCGGCAACAACCGCTTCCTGACCTGCAAGCAGGACGAGGCGGGCGGGCTGGTGTTTCACCACGCCCAGGATGTCATCCTGGAGGTGATCTACACGGAGCCCGTAGACCTGGCTTTAGGCACGGTGGCTGAGATCAGCGGGCACCAGCTGATGAGCTTGTCCACAGTAAACGCCAAGAAAGACCCCAGCTGCAAGACCTGCAACATCAGCGTGGGACGCTAA